Proteins from a genomic interval of Scomber scombrus chromosome 11, fScoSco1.1, whole genome shotgun sequence:
- the pkn2a gene encoding serine/threonine-protein kinase N2 isoform X2: MAADSVQGDARGQMVAERLGLGHNLDLSDTMVQQKLEEIKEQIRREIRKELKIKEGAENLRKVTTDKKSLAYVDNMLKKSNKKVEELHQELQELNAHIVVKDPEELQECPLTPDTPNSENRMCTSSSRLAALKRQNDIELKVKQGAENMIQMYSNGPSKDRKLLATAQQMLQDSKTKIEFIRMQILKASQASELSFESNEVMDKPIISPLDLRVEELCHHARIESAVAEGAKNVMKLLGTGKVTEKRAHSEAQARFNESSQKLDLLRYSLEQRLNELPKNHPRSSSIVEELSLLSTPVLSPRSSIISTQNQYSTVTKPAALTGTLDVRLMGCQDLLENVPGRSKAASIPLPGWSPSETRSSFISRANRNRGVSSRNVTKSEELSNEIGAVLKLDNTVVGQTSWRPVSNQAWDQKFTLELDRSRELEISVYWRDWRSLCAVKFLRLEDFLDNQRHGMCLYLEPQGMLFAEVTFFNPVIERRPKLQRQKKIFSKQQGKTFLRAPQMNINIATWGRLVRRAIPTVSTNSFSPQAVETGPSSLPGSPTPCSDPLVTKLDFDKEPTPGPKHYPAPDDNREPLVQHKMPDKEEVQDALASFDFLNKRNSIAVKGDLDGVVEQEIQHPDLELTAIQKDADIREEEQFHFSLKDFKCVAVLGRGHFGKVLLAEYKSTGEMFAIKALKKGDIVARDEVDSLMCEKRIFETVNSVRHPFLVNLFACFQTQEHVCFVMEYAAGGDLMMHIHADVFSEPRAVFYAACVVLGLQFLHDHKIVYRDLKLDNLLLDTEGYVKIADFGLCKEGMGFRDRTSTFCGTPEFLAPEVLTETSYTRAVDWWGLGVLIFEMLVGESPFPGDDEEEVFDSIVNDEVRYPRFLSTEAISIMRRLLRRSPERRLGAGERDAEEVKKHLFFRSMDWNGLLAKKVKPPFVPTIQGANDVSNFDDEFTSEAPILTPPREPRMLNLDEQSMFSDFDYIADWC; this comes from the exons ATGGCCGCCGATTCCGTGCAG GGGGATGCCAGGGGCCAGATGGTGGCAGAGCGATTGGGTCTGGGACACAACCTGGACCTGTCCGACACCATGGTCCAACAGAAGCTGGAAGAGATCAAGGAGCAGATCCGTCGCGAGATCCGCAAGGAGCTGAAGATCAAAGAAGGAGCAGAGAACCTGCGCAAG GTCACCACAGACAAGAAGAGCCTGGCTTATGTCGACAACATGCTGAAAAAATCGAACAAGAAGGTTGAGGAGCTTCACCAGGAGCTGCAAGAGCTTAACGCCCACATTGTGGTCAAAGACCCCGAAGAGCTGCAAG AATGCCCTCTGACCCCAGACACCCCGAACAGCGAGAACAGAATGTGCACCAGCAGTAGCCGCCTGGCTGCCCTCAAAAGACAGAACGACATCGAGCTCAAGGTCAAACAGGGTGCCGAGAACATGATTCAGATGTACTCCAACGGGCCTTCCAAG GATCGGAAGTTGCTAGCGACAGCCCAGCAGATGCTTCAGGACAGCAAGACAAAGATCGAGTTCATCAGGATGCAGATCCTTAAGGCCAGCCAGGCCAGCGAGCTGAGCTTCGAGAGCAACGAAGTGATGG ACAAACCCATCATCAGCCCGCTGGACCTGCGGGTGGAAGAGCTGTGTCACCACGCCAGGATAGAGTCCGCCGTGGCTGAGGGAGCCAAGAACGTCATGAAACTCCTGGGCACAGGAAAAGTCACAGAAAAAAGAGCACATTCAGAG gCGCAGGCTCGTTTTAACGAGTCCAGCCAAAAGCTCGACCTCCTGCGATATTCCTTGGAGCAACGTCTCAACGAGTTGCCTAAAAACCACCCGCGCAGCAGCAGTATTGTGGAGGAGCTGTCCCTCTTGTCCACGCCGGTCCTCAGCCCAAGATCCAGCATCATTTCCACACAGAACCAGTACAGCACTGTGACCAAGCCCGCTGCACTCACAG GCACATTAGACGTTAGGCTCATGGGCTGTCAGGACCTTCTGGAAAATGTCCCGGGCCGTTCCAAAGCTGCATCTATCCCACTGCCCGGCTGGAGCCCGAGCGAGACGCGCTCATCCTTCATCAGCAGAGCAAACCGAAACCGCGGCGTGAGCTCGCGTAACGTGACGAAGAGCGAGGAACTCTCCA ATGAGATCGGTGCAGTTTTGAAACTCGACAACACAGTAGTCGGCCAGACGAGCTGGAGGCCAGTCAGCAACCAGGCCTGGGACCAGAAGTTTACATTGGAGCTGGATcgg TCTCGTGAGCTGGAGATCTCTGTGTATTGGCGTGACTGGCGTTCGCTCTGCGCGGTCAAGTTCCTGCGGTTGGAGGACTTCCTGGACAACCAGCGTCACGGGATGTGTCTGTACCTGGAGCCACAGGGGATGCTGTTTGCTGAG GTAACTTTTTTCAATCCTGTCATTGAGAGACGGCCAAAGTtgcaaagacaaaagaagatTTTCTCAAAGCAGCAAG gTAAGACCTTCCTGCGAGCCCCTCAGATGAACATCAACATCGCCACATGGGGCCGCTTGGTGAGAAGAGCCATACCGACCGTCAGCACTAACTCCTTCAGCCCGCAGGCAGTTGAGACTGGGCCCAGCAGCCTGCCTGGTTCACCCACACCCTGCAG CGACCCGCTGGTGACCAAGCTGGACTTTGACAAAGAGCCCACCCCAGGACCCAAGCACTACCCAGCACCCGACGACAACCGGGAGCCACTTGTGCAGCATAAGATGCCCGACAAGGAGGAAGTACAG gatgCTCTCGCCTCATTCGACTTCCTGAACAAGAGAAACAGCATAGCGGTGAAGGGGGACCTGGACGGAGTAGTGGAGCAGGAGATCCAGCATCCAGACCTGGAGCTCACTGCCATCCAAAAAGACGCAGATATAAG GGAAGAAGAGCAGTTCCACTTCAGTCTCAAAGACTTCAAATGTGTGGCGGTCCTCGGACGTGGACACTTTGGAAAG GTGTTGTTAGCAGAGTATAAAAGCACGGGAGAGATGTTCGCTATCAAAGCTCTGAAGAAAGGAGACATTGTGGCTCGTGATGAGGTGGACag TCTGATGTGTGAGAAGAGGATTTTCGAAACAGTCAACAGCGTCCGCCACCCGTTCCTGGTCAACCTGTTTGCATGTTTCCAGACGCAGGagcatgtttgttttgtcatgGAATACGCAGCGGGAGGGGACCTGATGATGCACATCCATGCTGATGTTTTCTCTGAGCCCAGGGCCGT GTTTTATGCAGCCTGCGTCGTTCTGGGATTACAGTTCTTACATGACCATAAGATTGTATACAG GGATTTGAAGCTCGATAACCTGCTCCTGGATACAGAGGGATATGTGAAGATTGCTGATTTTGGGCTTTGCAAAGAAG GAATGGGTTTCAGGGACCGCACCAGTACTTTCTGTGGCACACCAGAGTTTTTAGCTCCGGAGGTTTTGACTGAAACGTCGTACACTCGTGCCGTGGACTGGTGGGGGCTCGGCGTCCTCATCTTTGAGATGCTGGTTGGGGAG TCCCCCTTCCCCGGTGACGATGAGGAAGAGGTGTTTGACAGCATCGTCAACGATGAAGTCCGCTACCCACGGTTCCTCTCGACTGAGGCCATCTCCATCATGAGGAGG CTTTTGAGGAGAAGCCCCGAACGACGTTTGGGAGCAGGAGAAAGGGACGCAGAGGAGGTTAAGAAACATCTATTCTTCAGG AGCATGGATTGGAACGGACTGCTGGCGAAGAAGGTGAAGCCGCCGTTCGTGCCGACCATCCAGGGCGCCAACGACGTCAGCAACTTCGACGATGAATTTACCTCAGAGGCGCCCATCTTAACGCCACCGAGGGAACCCCGAATGCTGAACTTGGACGAGCAGAGCATGTTCTCTGACTTTGATTACATTGCTGACTGGTGTTAG
- the pkn2a gene encoding serine/threonine-protein kinase N2 isoform X1, translated as MRGLGCSSDVEMELDETDEATGDARGQMVAERLGLGHNLDLSDTMVQQKLEEIKEQIRREIRKELKIKEGAENLRKVTTDKKSLAYVDNMLKKSNKKVEELHQELQELNAHIVVKDPEELQECPLTPDTPNSENRMCTSSSRLAALKRQNDIELKVKQGAENMIQMYSNGPSKDRKLLATAQQMLQDSKTKIEFIRMQILKASQASELSFESNEVMDKPIISPLDLRVEELCHHARIESAVAEGAKNVMKLLGTGKVTEKRAHSEAQARFNESSQKLDLLRYSLEQRLNELPKNHPRSSSIVEELSLLSTPVLSPRSSIISTQNQYSTVTKPAALTGTLDVRLMGCQDLLENVPGRSKAASIPLPGWSPSETRSSFISRANRNRGVSSRNVTKSEELSNEIGAVLKLDNTVVGQTSWRPVSNQAWDQKFTLELDRSRELEISVYWRDWRSLCAVKFLRLEDFLDNQRHGMCLYLEPQGMLFAEVTFFNPVIERRPKLQRQKKIFSKQQGKTFLRAPQMNINIATWGRLVRRAIPTVSTNSFSPQAVETGPSSLPGSPTPCSDPLVTKLDFDKEPTPGPKHYPAPDDNREPLVQHKMPDKEEVQDALASFDFLNKRNSIAVKGDLDGVVEQEIQHPDLELTAIQKDADIREEEQFHFSLKDFKCVAVLGRGHFGKVLLAEYKSTGEMFAIKALKKGDIVARDEVDSLMCEKRIFETVNSVRHPFLVNLFACFQTQEHVCFVMEYAAGGDLMMHIHADVFSEPRAVFYAACVVLGLQFLHDHKIVYRDLKLDNLLLDTEGYVKIADFGLCKEGMGFRDRTSTFCGTPEFLAPEVLTETSYTRAVDWWGLGVLIFEMLVGESPFPGDDEEEVFDSIVNDEVRYPRFLSTEAISIMRRLLRRSPERRLGAGERDAEEVKKHLFFRSMDWNGLLAKKVKPPFVPTIQGANDVSNFDDEFTSEAPILTPPREPRMLNLDEQSMFSDFDYIADWC; from the exons ATGCGAGGACTGGGTTGTTCATCTGATGTAGAGATGGAGTTGGATGAAACCGATGAAGCTACG GGGGATGCCAGGGGCCAGATGGTGGCAGAGCGATTGGGTCTGGGACACAACCTGGACCTGTCCGACACCATGGTCCAACAGAAGCTGGAAGAGATCAAGGAGCAGATCCGTCGCGAGATCCGCAAGGAGCTGAAGATCAAAGAAGGAGCAGAGAACCTGCGCAAG GTCACCACAGACAAGAAGAGCCTGGCTTATGTCGACAACATGCTGAAAAAATCGAACAAGAAGGTTGAGGAGCTTCACCAGGAGCTGCAAGAGCTTAACGCCCACATTGTGGTCAAAGACCCCGAAGAGCTGCAAG AATGCCCTCTGACCCCAGACACCCCGAACAGCGAGAACAGAATGTGCACCAGCAGTAGCCGCCTGGCTGCCCTCAAAAGACAGAACGACATCGAGCTCAAGGTCAAACAGGGTGCCGAGAACATGATTCAGATGTACTCCAACGGGCCTTCCAAG GATCGGAAGTTGCTAGCGACAGCCCAGCAGATGCTTCAGGACAGCAAGACAAAGATCGAGTTCATCAGGATGCAGATCCTTAAGGCCAGCCAGGCCAGCGAGCTGAGCTTCGAGAGCAACGAAGTGATGG ACAAACCCATCATCAGCCCGCTGGACCTGCGGGTGGAAGAGCTGTGTCACCACGCCAGGATAGAGTCCGCCGTGGCTGAGGGAGCCAAGAACGTCATGAAACTCCTGGGCACAGGAAAAGTCACAGAAAAAAGAGCACATTCAGAG gCGCAGGCTCGTTTTAACGAGTCCAGCCAAAAGCTCGACCTCCTGCGATATTCCTTGGAGCAACGTCTCAACGAGTTGCCTAAAAACCACCCGCGCAGCAGCAGTATTGTGGAGGAGCTGTCCCTCTTGTCCACGCCGGTCCTCAGCCCAAGATCCAGCATCATTTCCACACAGAACCAGTACAGCACTGTGACCAAGCCCGCTGCACTCACAG GCACATTAGACGTTAGGCTCATGGGCTGTCAGGACCTTCTGGAAAATGTCCCGGGCCGTTCCAAAGCTGCATCTATCCCACTGCCCGGCTGGAGCCCGAGCGAGACGCGCTCATCCTTCATCAGCAGAGCAAACCGAAACCGCGGCGTGAGCTCGCGTAACGTGACGAAGAGCGAGGAACTCTCCA ATGAGATCGGTGCAGTTTTGAAACTCGACAACACAGTAGTCGGCCAGACGAGCTGGAGGCCAGTCAGCAACCAGGCCTGGGACCAGAAGTTTACATTGGAGCTGGATcgg TCTCGTGAGCTGGAGATCTCTGTGTATTGGCGTGACTGGCGTTCGCTCTGCGCGGTCAAGTTCCTGCGGTTGGAGGACTTCCTGGACAACCAGCGTCACGGGATGTGTCTGTACCTGGAGCCACAGGGGATGCTGTTTGCTGAG GTAACTTTTTTCAATCCTGTCATTGAGAGACGGCCAAAGTtgcaaagacaaaagaagatTTTCTCAAAGCAGCAAG gTAAGACCTTCCTGCGAGCCCCTCAGATGAACATCAACATCGCCACATGGGGCCGCTTGGTGAGAAGAGCCATACCGACCGTCAGCACTAACTCCTTCAGCCCGCAGGCAGTTGAGACTGGGCCCAGCAGCCTGCCTGGTTCACCCACACCCTGCAG CGACCCGCTGGTGACCAAGCTGGACTTTGACAAAGAGCCCACCCCAGGACCCAAGCACTACCCAGCACCCGACGACAACCGGGAGCCACTTGTGCAGCATAAGATGCCCGACAAGGAGGAAGTACAG gatgCTCTCGCCTCATTCGACTTCCTGAACAAGAGAAACAGCATAGCGGTGAAGGGGGACCTGGACGGAGTAGTGGAGCAGGAGATCCAGCATCCAGACCTGGAGCTCACTGCCATCCAAAAAGACGCAGATATAAG GGAAGAAGAGCAGTTCCACTTCAGTCTCAAAGACTTCAAATGTGTGGCGGTCCTCGGACGTGGACACTTTGGAAAG GTGTTGTTAGCAGAGTATAAAAGCACGGGAGAGATGTTCGCTATCAAAGCTCTGAAGAAAGGAGACATTGTGGCTCGTGATGAGGTGGACag TCTGATGTGTGAGAAGAGGATTTTCGAAACAGTCAACAGCGTCCGCCACCCGTTCCTGGTCAACCTGTTTGCATGTTTCCAGACGCAGGagcatgtttgttttgtcatgGAATACGCAGCGGGAGGGGACCTGATGATGCACATCCATGCTGATGTTTTCTCTGAGCCCAGGGCCGT GTTTTATGCAGCCTGCGTCGTTCTGGGATTACAGTTCTTACATGACCATAAGATTGTATACAG GGATTTGAAGCTCGATAACCTGCTCCTGGATACAGAGGGATATGTGAAGATTGCTGATTTTGGGCTTTGCAAAGAAG GAATGGGTTTCAGGGACCGCACCAGTACTTTCTGTGGCACACCAGAGTTTTTAGCTCCGGAGGTTTTGACTGAAACGTCGTACACTCGTGCCGTGGACTGGTGGGGGCTCGGCGTCCTCATCTTTGAGATGCTGGTTGGGGAG TCCCCCTTCCCCGGTGACGATGAGGAAGAGGTGTTTGACAGCATCGTCAACGATGAAGTCCGCTACCCACGGTTCCTCTCGACTGAGGCCATCTCCATCATGAGGAGG CTTTTGAGGAGAAGCCCCGAACGACGTTTGGGAGCAGGAGAAAGGGACGCAGAGGAGGTTAAGAAACATCTATTCTTCAGG AGCATGGATTGGAACGGACTGCTGGCGAAGAAGGTGAAGCCGCCGTTCGTGCCGACCATCCAGGGCGCCAACGACGTCAGCAACTTCGACGATGAATTTACCTCAGAGGCGCCCATCTTAACGCCACCGAGGGAACCCCGAATGCTGAACTTGGACGAGCAGAGCATGTTCTCTGACTTTGATTACATTGCTGACTGGTGTTAG